TCGAGACGCCTTCATCTAAACCCAGTCCTCCGAAGACCTTGGCGGAGAACACCGCCGTGAGTAACGTCCCTAAAAACCCGCCTACTCCGTGCACTGGAAACACGTCAAGCGAGTCGTCGATCTCGAGTTTTCGCTTGATGAATTGGGTCGCGAAGTAACACACGACCCCCGCGGATAAGCCGATCGCCATGGCGCCCATCGGTCCCACATAGCCTGACGCTGGCGTGATGGTGCCGAGTCCGGCCACCATGCCGGTCACAATGCCGAGCACGCTGGGCTTGCCGTGGCGGATCCATTCCATCGCCATCCACGCCAACGACCCGCCAGCTGCACCCAAGTGCGTCACCAACATGGCCATGCCCGCACCATACCCCGCCGTCAGCGCACTGCCGGCATTAAAGCCAAACCAGCCCACCCAAAGCATCGCTGCCCCGGTGACGGTCATGGGCAAATTGTGCGGTGGCATCGGTTTGCGCGGGAACCCACGACGATTTCCGATCATGAGCGCCGCCACTAGGGCAGCCACCCCGGCGTTGATGTGCACCACTGCACCACCGGCGAAATCGCGAAAGCCCATTTCCGCGAGCCAGCCACCACCCCATACCCAGTGGGCCACCGGAATGTACACAACAAACAGCCAAAGGACTGAAAACAGAAGCAGCGCGGAAAAACGCATACGCTCGGCCACCGCACCGACAATCAGAGCAGGCGTAATCACCGCAAAGGTCATCTGAAACATCACAAATACGGTTTCAGGAATCGAGCCAGACGGCGTTTCCAACCCCACACCGTTCAGAAAGGCCTTCGCCAAATCACCGATGTACGCGCCGGAACCTGAAAACGTCAGCGAATAGCCGGCAAGGACCCACGCGAACGACATCACGCAACACAACGCAAAACACTGCATGAGTAACGATAAAATGTTGTGATTGCGAACAAGGCCACCATAAAACAACGCCAGCCCGGGCAACGTCATAAAGAGCACCAATGCGGACGACGTCAGCATCCAGGCGGTGTCACCACTGTCAATTCCGGCGTCCGCCATAACTGCGATCGGCATGGCGGCCAGCCCCATAAGAAAAACTTTTAACCCTCTATTCACCGCGATCCCCATTTGGTCTGCACACAAAAAGAGCGCCGATTGTGGTCAATT
This genomic interval from Pseudomonadota bacterium contains the following:
- a CDS encoding ammonium transporter: MPIAVMADAGIDSGDTAWMLTSSALVLFMTLPGLALFYGGLVRNHNILSLLMQCFALCCVMSFAWVLAGYSLTFSGSGAYIGDLAKAFLNGVGLETPSGSIPETVFVMFQMTFAVITPALIVGAVAERMRFSALLLFSVLWLFVVYIPVAHWVWGGGWLAEMGFRDFAGGAVVHINAGVAALVAALMIGNRRGFPRKPMPPHNLPMTVTGAAMLWVGWFGFNAGSALTAGYGAGMAMLVTHLGAAGGSLAWMAMEWIRHGKPSVLGIVTGMVAGLGTITPASGYVGPMGAMAIGLSAGVVCYFATQFIKRKLEIDDSLDVFPVHGVGGFLGTLLTAVFSAKVFGGLGLDEGVSIGSQLGVQAIGCLATLVWCGVLTWVLLKLIGFVIPLRVSDENETEGLDLALHGERGYEL